The DNA region TCTCTATGTTTCATCTCCTTGTAGCAATCATGTTTGCACtccaatcatcaagctacaaattcaatctcatccCTCTCGAGTCTTGGCTAAAAATATAAAGATCTCAATTTTCCTACCATGGTGTGTTGTGGATCTCCTCTAACATCAACTTCCTCAAATTCCTAAGTTTAGAATGTACATTCTCCCTTGGTATCTTAATAATAAAATCTAACTAAAACAAATATCTATTAAATCGATGATCCAAGgggtttttctctacatctttctccatcgtggAATAATCTCTTTGAAGACTACAAACCACTTTCTCAAATTATAGCTTGTAGTAATCATGGCTGctagatgccttcttctactaagagCATCTATTTCTCTATGTTTCATCTCCTTAATGTATTCAATCCTAAATTTATATTCAGTAAGAAACTATATCTATCTATTTTTGTGAGCATTGAGATTGGGTTGAGTAAATATATATTTAAGGCCTAGGTCGTCCATCTTCAATTCAAAAGGCTTACCCAAAATATAGTGCCTCCACATCTAAAGCACATGAATTATGGCTACTAACTCTAGGTCATGGGATGCATAGTTCACCTTATATTATTTCAACTTCCTAGAATAATAGGCAACAACTTGCCCATTCTGCATTAGCACTCCTCCTACACCTTATCCTTATGCATTTTGTTATCACCATGAATTACCCATTTGGATTATGTACAATCAATATAGGATTTGAAATGAGCTTCTTCAAAAATTGGAAAGCTTGGTCACACTTCTCATTCCACTCAAACCTTTTCCCTTTCTATGGAGTGAAGTGATTGGTGCTACAATTTTAGAAAATCCTTATACAAACTTCTTGTAGTATCTTGCAAGTCCCATGAAGCTCTAGATTTTAGTTACATTATATGGTGTAGGCAACCCCACGATTGCTTTTATTTTCTCTAGATCAACTACAATCTCTCCCATTGAAATCATAAGGTGTAGATAATTCACCTTGTCCTTGTAGAAAGTACACTTGAATAGCTTACCAAAGATCTTATTCTCCCTTAGGAATTGTAAAACTATCCTCAATCTCTTGATGCAATGTTCAATAGAGTCATGAAATTTGTAGCATTATTTGACTCGAATGACACTAATGTGAAATCGTAGTAGCCATAATAAGTCCTAAAAGCTATCTTTTAAatatcctcttccttaatcctCAATTTGTGGTAGCCATATCTAAGGGACCTATCTTAGATAATATTATAGATCCTCTCATCTGATCAAAGAGATCATTAATCCTTCATAGGGGATACCCATTCTTGACTTTTACTTTGTTCAACATCCCATAGTCAATACACAAGCACAAGGTCCCATTATTTTTCTTCACAAAAATGAGCAGTCCACTGCATGGAGATAGACTAGGTCTAATAATCCCTTGGTTCAAAAACTCCTGCAACTATGACTTCAATTCATACACCATAATGCATTTCACCCAATAAACCTCTCTTGTATGATGAGGGTGgattttataaaaaatgataatgtggtTGCTTAAACCATTAGCACGACATTGTAGTGACGGCAATTGATTACTAGTAATGGTTCCCTAAAGAATCTATTTATAAAGATGTAGGATTGTTGATCAGTAATGGAGATCTAATAAGATATCAAAAATCAAGATCGAGTTGTTAAAGTGATTATGAGGTAAATGGTGGAGGATAATTAGTATTTTTAAATGATTTTGAGGGATGGTTATAAAATGGTTACGAAATGAGTGGAGaggaataaaataattttttaattcttttatatttatttttggtgCTTATGTGGGGACTTTTAGTCAATTTTATTTGTTGGATTTTTTGTGGATGGGACATTAAATAGGAATTGGGACTCCAAAATTTGTGTTAAGACATAGGGAAATGGATTAGAACTTAAGGAAAATTAGGAATAATTTGTATAATAGGATGAAGACATAACAATGAATTACTTACATTTAGGAAATAATCAATATTAAATTAATTGATAGCTATCTATTGTGATATTTATTGTGTAATATCTTTGAAAAACATCAATAATGCATGGAAATATCTTCAAGGTTGTTTCGTTCTTATTAGATCAACAGTTTATTTTTAAAGTGACACACCCATAAAATTCTTGAAAACTAGTAATATCATGTAAATGTATTATCAAATGACTCAAGCACAAATATTTATGTCCATAGTAACAATACACTATATAAAATGACTATAGAAAATAGAAATGTACAAAATATTATTACTAATTATCCCTCATCCTCCATACATTTCATTAGAAAAACATATGTCaatataattaactaaatttaaCATGCATTGTCAAGCCTTTAGAAATTCGCGTAACTTTAGGATATTGAAAATCAGAGATCAGTGCTTTGAATACAAATAAATAGATTTTGATGATGCACAAAATGTCAAGCCTGAGATAACAGAAATCTAATTGTTGATGACCATTCGAATTTTAAAAGACTCGGGCTCTCATAGGATAGTCCGGTCGTGGCTTCTTTGCTTCTACCATAGCACGTGGAGTTCTCTTCTCCGTATAAACAACTAAACTCCTCCTTCAATACTCAATGTATCCATCTATCCGAAACATACTGGAAAAAATCAGCTTTGAGCGGtctatattattaaaattaattgtgaaatatttttttttatcaatgtttgGAATAATATTCTGTCTCATTATCAGAATATACTGTACTGAGTCAGAATTCTTATCCATGATCTATTGTCGGAATGTAGAAAGTCAAGATTTATACTATATGTTCCAAAACGTTGATGACTCTTCGCATCTTGATTGAAAATATTTACACAGTAAAATCTAAAATCTTTCAAAGAAAAGTTTGAATGTGACCAGGGTTGCCGTAACATACATCGCTTCTCAACCTAGGATTAGGCTTCCTTGGTAACAGTTCATATTCATTCAATCCAGGCTGTATAATGCCAACAGTTTCAGATCTTGCGCTTCTTGTAGATGTTCTGGTCGCATCTTCATATAAAACCTAGACAAATTAAAAAAAGACAAATTGGGAAAAGAAAAACTATAAAAGGACAAGAGGGCTTTCGTGTGATATACGGCTCTTAAAGTCGGgtctttgcttctttgcttccttcttacCTTCGTAGGAGGTGGAGCTCTCTATATAAGTGACATACCCCTCCTTGTATCTTCATTCAGTCTTTGCTGTATGCGATATAGATACTACTTATAATGGCAAAAGTATCAGATCTTGCGCTTCTTCTTGTGGCTGGAATGGCCATATCTCTTTACATTCAAGGTAAGCTGTCATAGTAACATAATGCGTGTTGTATGAGGTTGAATAGTATAAACATTTCCAAGGCTAACAATAATAGTATGTGTGTATTATTTGTCACAGAGGCGAGAGCAGTTAAGTTTGATATAAAGAACCAGTGCGGGTACACAGTGTGGGCGGCGGGATTACCCGGAGGAGGGCAGCAGCTGACCCAGGGTCAGACATGGACGGTTAATTTGGCGGCGGGGACACAGTCGGCAAGATTCTGGGGTCGAACCGGCTGCTCTTTCGATGCGAGCGGCAAAGGAACCTGTCAAACCGGTGACTGCGGCGGCCAACTGAGCTGCACAGTCTCGGGAGCTGTTCCCGCCACGCTGGCCGAGTACACTCAGAGCGACCAGGACTATTACGACGTGTCGCTAGTGGACGGCTTcaatattcctctttccatcaacccTACCAATGCACAGTGCACTGCCCCTGCATGCAAAGCCGACGTGAACGCTGTGTGCCCTGCTGAATTGAAGGTTGCCGGCGGATGCAAGAGTGCCTGCGTTGCCTTTCAAACAGACCAGTATTGCTGCACTGGCAGCTATACCAACAGCTGTC from Cryptomeria japonica unplaced genomic scaffold, Sugi_1.0 HiC_scaffold_652, whole genome shotgun sequence includes:
- the LOC131872548 gene encoding pathogenesis-related thaumatin-like protein 3.8; this encodes MAKVSDLALLLVAGMAISLYIQEARAVKFDIKNQCGYTVWAAGLPGGGQQLTQGQTWTVNLAAGTQSARFWGRTGCSFDASGKGTCQTGDCGGQLSCTVSGAVPATLAEYTQSDQDYYDVSLVDGFNIPLSINPTNAQCTAPACKADVNAVCPAELKVAGGCKSACVAFQTDQYCCTGSYTNSCPATNYSMIFKQQCPQAYSYAKDDTATFACPSGTDYTIVFCP